A part of Populus alba chromosome 8, ASM523922v2, whole genome shotgun sequence genomic DNA contains:
- the LOC118040057 gene encoding MLP-like protein 43, translating to MSLKGELETVIELKSSPEKFFSVWKTQAYDIPNHTPDNIHAVDMHEGEWETEGSIKIWRYSLDGKQEVFKEKVVVDEEKNTLALTGLEGDVMTRYKLFNPTYHLTPKGDGSLARLIVEYEKLNENIPVPDKYMDFMITVTKDIDASLTKA from the exons atgTCTCTAAAGGGTGAGCTGGAGACTGTCATAGAACTCAAATCATCTCCTGAGAAGTTCTTCAGTGTCTGGAAGACCCAAGCCTATGATATCCCCAACCACACTCCTGACAATATCCATGCAGTTGATATGCATGAAGGTGAATGGGAGACTGAGGGCTCTATCAAGATCTGGAGGTACAGTTTAG ACGGAAAACAGGAGGTCTTTAAAGAGAAGGTGGTAGTGGATGAAGAGAAGAACACGCTAGCTCTCACTGGCCTGGAAGGAGATGTCATGACTAGATACAAACTATTCAATCCCACCTATCATCTTACACCAAAAGGTGATGGAAGCTTGGCCAGGCTGATCGTTGAATATGAGAAACTGAACGAGAATATCCCAGTGCCAGACAAGTACATGGATTTCATGATAACTGTTACCAAAGATATCGATGCAAGCCTTACGAAGGCATGA
- the LOC118040055 gene encoding MLP-like protein 328 yields MALHGKIETTLELKSSAEKFYKVWRSQSFHVPKHASKHIQGVEIHAGDWETVGSIRIWQYTIGGKAGVFKEEVSFDDENKIITLNGLEGDVMKIYKVYRPIWQLTPKGSGCLAKLTIEYEKLHPEVPVPEIYVDFMVHMTKDIDEALSTEE; encoded by the exons ATGGCACTACATGGAAAGATTGAGACAACATTAGAGCTCAAGTCCTCCGCAGAGAAGTTCTACAAAGTGTGGAGGAGCCAGTCCTTCCATGTTCCCAAACATGCTTCCAAGCATATCCAAGGAGTTGAGATACATGCAGGTGACTGGGAGACTGTGGGCTCTATCAGGATTTGGCAGTACACTATCG GAGGAAAAGCCGGGGTCTTTAAAGAGGAGGTTTCCTTCGATGATGAGAACAAGATCATAACTCTTAATGGCTTGGAAGGAGATGTCATGAAAATTTACAAGGTCTACAGGCCCATCTGGCAGCTTACACCAAAAGGCTCGGGCTGCTTGGCAAAACTGACCATTGAATACGAGAAACTCCATCCTGAAGTCCCGGTTCCAGagatttatgttgattttatgGTTCATATGACCAAAGACATCGACGAAGCCCTTAGCACGGAGGAATAG